One genomic segment of Manis javanica isolate MJ-LG chromosome 7, MJ_LKY, whole genome shotgun sequence includes these proteins:
- the PHYHIPL gene encoding phytanoyl-CoA hydroxylase-interacting protein-like isoform X2, producing MEVPRLDHALNSPTSPCEEVIKNLSLEAIQLCDRDGNKSQDSGIAEMEELPVPHNIKISNITCDSFKISWEMDSKSKDRITHYFIDLNKKENKNSNKFKHKDVPTKLVAKAVPLPMTVRGHWFLSPRTEYTVAVQTAAKQVDGDYVVSEWSEIIEFCTADYSKVHLTQLLEKAEVISGRMLKFSVFYRNQHKEYFDYIREHHGNAMQPSVKDNSGSHGSPISGKLEGIFFSCSTEFNTGKPPQDSPYGRYRFEIAAEKLFNPNTNLYFGDFYCMYTAYHYVILVIAPVGSPGDEFCKQRLPQLNSKDNKFLTCTDEDGALAYHHAQDVILEVIYTDPVDLSLGTVAEITGHQLMSLSTANAKKDPSCKTCNISVGR from the exons GGAACAAATCACAAGATAGTGGCATAGCAGAGATGGAAGAACTTCCTGTACCACATAACATCAAAATAAGCAATATTACTTGTGACTCATTCAAGATTTCATGGGAAATGGATTCCAAATCAAAGGACCGTATTACACACTATTTCATTGACCTCAACAAGAAAGAGAACAAGAACTCCAATAAATTTAAACACAAG GATGTTCCAACAAAATTGGTGGCAAAAGCTGTTCCTTTGCCAATGACTGTCCGGGGACACTGGTTTCTGAGCCCAAGAACCGAGTACACAGTAGCAGTGCAGACTGCGGCAAAACAAGTTGATGGGGATTATGTTGTGTCTGAATGGAGCGAAATTATAGAATTCTGCACAGCAG actATTCAAAAGTTCATCTAACCCAACTGTTGGAGAAGGCTGAAGTGATTTCAGGACGGAtgcttaaattttctgttttttatcgTAACCAGCACAAAgagtattttgactatattcg AGAACATCATGGGAATGCTATGCAGCCCTCTGTCAAGGATAACAGTGGCAGCCATGGCTCTCCAATCAGTGGAAAATTAGAAGGCATCTTCTTCAGCTGCAGCACTGAGTTCAATACTGGGAAGCCACCCCAGGATTCACCTTATGGGAGATACAGGTTTGAGATTGCAGCAGAAAAACTTTTTAACCCCAATACTAACTTATATTTTGGGGACTTCTACTGTATGTACACTGCTTATCATTATGTGATTCTTGTTATTGCCCCTGTGGGATCACCAGGAGATGAATTCTGTAAGCAGCGCCTTCCTCAACTAAATTCCAAGGATAATAAGTTTTTGACCTGCACAGATGAAGACGGGGCACTGGCTTACCACCACGCCCAGGATGTCATTTTAGAAGTCATTTACACTGACCCCGTGGATCTTTCTCTGGGCACCGTGGCAGAAATCACTGGTCATCAGCTCATGAGTTTGTCTACTGCAAATGCAAAGAAAGATCCCAGCTGCAAAACCTGTAATATCAGTGTTGGACGTTAA